The genomic interval TTTGTGCAGTACTGGACAATCTCCTGGTTTTGAGCAACCAGGCTTTCACACGAGGGGCCTTTCGGGTATGCCAGAGTGAACCGCAGAAACGCCACTATGTAGAAGATCTCGCTTTCCGGTAACACCACAGACGTACGATCATCCCACCTAGTAACATAAACCGAAATCCGTTAGCTAAATTGAACTGAGCAATACGAAAACTCTTAGctacagaagggtattttcgTACATTAGAATACTCAGAGCCAGACAAATTAAATATGGTGTCATTCCCACTCCAGAATAAAAGACGCTTGTCGTTCCTTAAATGGCACAAAGATTCAGACGAAACGTGAACCTTCTCATTAGTCATTTTcccaaaagagagaaaaaaacacacatccTAGAACCTAACTTACCAAACTACCCTCAATCACCGTCTGTTGCTTCTATATTTTTGTTAATCTATGACCTAATTTTTCAGGTAATTAGGCGGAAGGATAATAATACACTACTATAGGCCTCCACGTATCTTTGTCCCGGAAGTCCTTCCTACGTTTGCTTATACGCTAACCAAGCACACCAAACTACGTGATGTAAAATAGTAACACCCCATCTCTGATCCGTTGTGGAGGAGTGCAAGTTTAGATCGTACAACCCACCCGTCAGCACAAGCTGGGGTATGATACTCACATTCCGAACATAAATAATGTGGTAGCATATCCCTTAAAATATGTACCCATAGCTCTCACATGCATTATACCCCTGACTCTTCCTGTAATATCACATTTTACTAatccaaaacgacgtcgttggGTCCGTGACAAAATGGAAATGACTTGTAATTGGGACCCGAGTCACCTAGTGGAATAATTTGACACGTGGGATATTCCAACTGGCAAGAGCAGGAAAATGACGGGGCTAAGGTTATCCAACCTCCACGTCGGCAGAAGCAGCTCAATATTCATTAttaacagaagaagaagaggagggagGGAAAGGCAGGACTTACTTGCTACGTAGCAGAGGGTAGACGAGCATCGGGCCACCAATGCCGTCCTTGAGGATGTTTTTGAAGACCACACGGTCGAATTCAGCGATATCCGATTTCGACACAAAAAGATTTAGCCAAGGGTGAGGAGCATTCCAAATGCCGCTGGCCCTGGCGTGCTCCTCCGCCTGCTTCACTCGCAATAAAAACTCTTCGTATCCCAGGTCCACTTGGAACTCCAATCCCTCCACGAATTCTAGGCCTCCCAACATCCTCTCCACGCcctaaacagaaaaaaaatagcaTTAATAGATGAGGGTATTTCCGCATTATAGACACCACAAGGGATATGACATTCATAATTCACAAATTCCAAAAAATGATAGCCTTTTTGGCTATTTGCGGATCCTTGGAACCACAGTGTCAGCAAAATCTCATACCATCCACTTCTACTGACGCACATTTACTATTTTCGGACATTTACTATTTTGTCCCCGAAACCAGTGTCACACTTGTATAATACAATTCGGCATGGACTTTCACATGCCAGTATAGTGTCAGAAAATTCAATGGAAGATAATTAGATACGCTATACGCTATGAGCGTATTGTCAATTTCAAGTTGAAGCAACAATTCCTTAAAATAAATTCAGTTTCAAGTTGAAGGAACAATTCCTTacttaaataaattaaatctaaaaatcttttattttcattttcacaaGAATAGCAACTCAAAGCTCACTGGTTTAACTACGTGCACAATTCCACAGTAAAGAGATGATGGTGAAGCAGAAAGGGATTGTGAAAACGACGAGCTGCATACACGTGTAAGTGAAAAATTGATAGTGTTTTGACTTTTTCACTGTCCGGCGGGAACACTTTTGCTCGGGACTAACTTAGCAAGGTCAAATTCTCGATCAGCAAGTAGTCCCGGGGCTCCACTTAGCAACCACCTAGCTCAAAACTCAGTCCTCACTACGGGCCCTCACCACTGTTCTTCGGCCCGTAATGCAGAGCCATGAAGCAAACTCCAGCCGGAAAAAAAGAGATTATAATCGTCGTACAGATCCGACGGCTAAGAATGTCTCCCTAGAGaggatataaattataatgTAGTCCATCATGTAGAGGAAGCGATTTTGGAACTTACCATATCAACAATTGAAGGGTGGTCAGAATTGCGGTAGTGACGAGCGAGTTCGAGGCAGTAGAGGACTGATCCAGCTTCTTCAGGAAGTCGGGTCGGCTCGAATACTTGATCCGGGTGAAGAGGCACCGAGGGTAGCCCATCCGCCGGGTTGTCGCTGTTCATAAACGCAAAGCCTTCCACGTAATCCAACGAGTCATCGCCGTCGTCGCGGCGGCGAGTGACGAGCGACTCGGCGTCGCGAGTGAAGGCGTCGAACTCGGTGTACACCAGCCTTATCCACCTCACCTAATCaccataaaattaaattaaaccaGAACCCTCGATTACGTACCGTAAACGTGATGCTCATGCACACTAATAAATCGGGAAAAAGACAAGTGTTTAAAGGGGTGGCGAGGGTAATATGGGGAATTAAGAGTAGTGAAAAAATGTGATACCAACCATGTCCGGGGCTTGCTGGAGAAGGACTCTAGCTCTGGTGATGATACCGAACTGACCCAGCCCGCCAAGAACGGAAAAGAAGAGCTCCGTGTTTTCCGCTTCCGAGCAAACGAAAGTCTCGCCCTTCCCCGTAACGACCTCCATCTCCGTTACGTTCGAGGTCTGCGGGCCGTAACGGAAAGCCTGACCGCTGACGCCAGCGTTGGATAAAGTTCCGCCCACGGTTAAGCTGAGGTAGTCTGTCCACGATCGCGGCGCCATCCCGTAGTCCCTAACGCACCGTTTAAGCACATCTTCCCATAATGCCCCTCCTGACACGTCAGCGTAGCCGGAGTCATTGCTCGTCCTCACCACCCGGAAATGGTCCTCCATGGCCGGCATGTCCAGGACGAGGCCTCGATCGGCCATGGCCTGGCCGTTGATGGAGTGGCCGTTCCCCCGCGCTGCCGCAGTAAGATTTAGATTCGCCGCCGCTCTCACCACGCTGGCCACGTCGCCGGAGCCGGCGGGGCGGACCAAGGCGAGAGGAGGGAGGGAGTTCATTCCGCCGAAATCTTTGGCGGATTGCTCGGCGGCGTCGCCGCAGTCGATGGTGCCTTGGAGGTCGAGGGCGTCGCTTAGGCCGGAGACGACGTCGTAGGGCCTTGACTCGGTGTCGTTTTCTTGAACGAAACATTCCAGGTAAGCTATCATCTTGGCcggagaagaaagaaagagttgGTCTTTGCCGTTAAAGTTTCTCCGGTATTGATtagattctctctctctctctctctctctctctaaagcTAGAAGCTCTGTGTTGGCTGACGCAGACACTCTCTGTATTTCTCTCTCTAAAGCTTGAAGCTTTTATAACTTGATTGGTCTCCGGTTTGGAGTTTAGGCTTAAGTAGCGGCTGAGTTTGGTTAGTCCCcgattaattatattttttcaattttttgatAAATTGTTATTTTTTGACGTCATCTTACCTTCAATATCCTGTTTGCGTAGTGATAGTTCCTATCGAAATCCTCTGTCTGCCACTTCCAATAATTGTTTTTTGAGAGcgaaaaatagaaatttcaaaaaagaaaagaaaagcttGTGATGATCACATAAGTAATTATTGATTAGGGATGGCCTCCTCTTTCATGCCCTAGCTTAAAAAGAATGGGATAAACTATCAGCAGTACTAAATGTTTGATGGTTTTCATGTTTCAATGATACATGCATGTCCCATGCAAGTCTCAATTACTTGTGTAATGCTTTCATCCATTGTGTCATTAGTTCAAAATTATACTTTCCATGCTTCTAACTATTAACGAGCAAGCATGAGAGAACAGTTGAGAACACAGTTAGAAAGATCAAAGTTTGCACTCGAATCTCATCGGTTTGAGATCGCGTCCGCCTTTAGAATtagaacaatctcaaattATAGTGATTGTGCCCCGCTAATCGAATTAATGGTTCCATAGGGTTCATGATTTTAAAAAGCCGATAATTTTTAAGTATCACTGGCCGAATTTGAATATAACCTTGTTTGTTACGATACAACTCCGCTATAACCATTATAGAGAATCGTTCAATAACTCCATCTAAATTCATTAAAGCTTTAGTATGATGGTGGTGGCCGAAAACAACTTGGCAAATCACAACAAAATACTTCAACTTGGCGAGAGCTAATTTTAGAAAACGAATTTTTAGCAACCAAACGATgaggaaacaaaaaaaaaaagatcttgAAAGAGGTCATGAGATGCTCACACTAATAGTAAGAAATTGTACGCTGGTGGATGAAATTTAACTTATGATATTGATTTCCTATTTCTCTTATTTCTTTATTGctaacaaaaaaacaattcaCTTGATTTCTTATCACTGGCCAATAGCCACTCAAAAATGCCAACTACGTTCGTTGTTCATATAAtactaaatttaattaaactcGCCTCTTTAACTATGCCAAAGGATGCAGATCCTCGTTTAGTTACTGCTGCTTTCATTGGCAAAAGATTTTCCTGCCGCTActatttgagaattcataGTTAAATTGCTTATTCAACATTGTTTCTTCCCCTCAAATGTTGACGTTGGAATTATTTATATGAGCCTCTCACTTTTTGTCAACAATACTACTATCACGCCCCTCCTTAATGCTTGTACACTATGATGGCTTTAGCtaagagaaatagtttaatGAAAGTTTGGCCGATGAAGATTTTTGAGTTTCTATTCCCTTGTTATTTTATTGAGAACTCAAAAGTAAACCTAATTCGTCAAGTATATAAAAACTGGTTGTTGAAatggattttcaaaaaaaatgtcTTTTTAATTCCCAGATTAGAAAGATTCAGGTTGTGCATAACTTAatcttttcattcttttatatatatatatatatatatatattccaaaaTGTATAGCGCATCGATCTGTTGTCACAGGTTTTGTAAGACTTCAAATTACGCTAGCTACAAAGTAAGTGCATAGTTTAGGGAAAGTTTGATCAAGTCAGCAAGATACAAGCTCTCATGCATGCGCCTAATTAATCGTCTTTAGTGGCGGTATTAATATGATTTAAAATGAGTATTTTTAATTAAGTGTGGTCAAGtcattgttaaaatttcatcacgGTTCAGAGTAAACTTAAGTACTCGATCAAAAATCGGGTAGGCCGGATAATACACAAAAGGTTGTGAACATTGTTAATTAGCCTCGCGGCTGGCGCATGCAACTGAAATTGCAGTAATTAATAAATCAATTTTAAGGTACAGCTACAACACTCTTCCCACTCttcctattttttttttttttttgagaatgtaCTCTTCCTTCTATTTGATGATTCTCTGCACCTGAAATAAACGATCTAGGAGTGTTTCTATGCACAGTACACTGTACCTCTACTAGCAAATTAATTAAAGTCaatcaaattaaaatattgATAAATAGTGAAGTACaatctatttatttttataataggCCAATTTTTTGTGTGATTATGAAACCCTAACTAGGAATGCAGTAGaccatttttttaatcaacgAAGTGCAGTGGACTTTGACACAAAGTTTATAATAATTAGTAACTAATTTACGAAACCCTTAAAGGTCAAATATTTGTTATGTATATCAAAGGTCAAACCGACCTGTCTCTATTGTTGTTATGAGAGAATGGAATGCTAACAGGTGTGGGTGTATAGTCCACTCAAACTAAACTATACGCTAACGTTGTAATTAAGTGGGATTATAAGATTATAATCCCGttttatatatagacattggTTTCTAAATTCTGGGCTGCCTTATCGTTACAATGGTATAACCCCAATCATTTCATAAAAATTGGAGTTCTACGTGACTCGATCACTGaagtttattttgtaattatatattcaagtcAATTGCTAGGTCTGATTTTTGCTGGTGTTATTTATTCGAATATTTTGCATTGCCAAGACGAAAGATCCAATGGTGAATCCTCACTTGTAATTGGCATGAGTAGTCTAATTCGCTAATCGTCCGTCACGTCTTTGATTTACAATAGTTAATTTAACAATAACTACATTTGACACATTTATTTACATGCACATTAAATGGCCAGCTTACCTCACATTCAATCGACCACTcgtaaattaattatataaactACAACAACCAAAACTGTCTAATAGACCAACACTCAAGGATTTCGATGGGCGTTGGATATGCGGATCGATCACCGGGGAGCGTCGACGTACGTTGCATGTTTAgatctaggggtgggcacgggacgggatgggacgggacgagacggagctcatcccactcttttgaatcgggacgggatcaggagtttttaagaatgcatcaactcgggattaatcccggttgggacgggacgggacgggacaaatcccacattcatatgaagttaaataaaaacctatatttttactttttcattaacaaagtaatattcaataatgaaattttaacaaaaaaatgcatattatgttcaaaatattataatttaccattattatttgagttgatataattctgaagttattaagaacataaattagttttattttgatacaaatatataagaattttgaagttttcattaaaggtgggacgaaacaggacgaagcgggatataaattatttgtcccacgtctcatctcactattatgaaacgggacgagATCaaaatttccgttttttatgcccacccctatcTAGATCTCTACTACTATATTGGGAAGCAAGGCTTTGGTGCCAACAActtcactaaaaatttgaacTTTCTATATTGCTCATGCATAgatgaaaataattgatgCAGAGAAAAAATGTGAACATGTAGGTAGTATGGTAATATGTTAGAGATATAATATCACTTTGAGAACGTGATATACTGATTTAGCCTGAAAATTCACAGGGAGAAGGAAATCCGCGTCATCGCGCGGGCACATTGCTAGTATGTTTAAGTCGTGCGAGATTTTAAATTCCAATTGGCCACATTATTCTTCACTCTCCTCAGCTTCTTCGTTAACAATTTTAACCAAACTCTGCAAATGGCAAGTTGCCAACTCTCCCCATAACGTAtcttcaacttttttttttcttcttgctGATTTTAGGTTCCAAAATCACTACTGAAAACCAATGTAATGAAACAAACGAGGATATTTGGTGTATAGTGCTGCAAGGGCAAATTGATAGCGATAAAATTAATCAATCTTTTGGGGTCCATATGATGCTGGGGATCTCTATCAATCTGGTCTTTTATGTCACCCTATGATGACCTATTACTCTGAGTTTGGCCCTTATCGGACTAGACAAAAGGCACTGATT from Argentina anserina chromosome 2, drPotAnse1.1, whole genome shotgun sequence carries:
- the LOC126782546 gene encoding cytokinin dehydrogenase 7 produces the protein MIAYLECFVQENDTESRPYDVVSGLSDALDLQGTIDCGDAAEQSAKDFGGMNSLPPLALVRPAGSGDVASVVRAAANLNLTAAARGNGHSINGQAMADRGLVLDMPAMEDHFRVVRTSNDSGYADVSGGALWEDVLKRCVRDYGMAPRSWTDYLSLTVGGTLSNAGVSGQAFRYGPQTSNVTEMEVVTGKGETFVCSEAENTELFFSVLGGLGQFGIITRARVLLQQAPDMVRWIRLVYTEFDAFTRDAESLVTRRRDDGDDSLDYVEGFAFMNSDNPADGLPSVPLHPDQVFEPTRLPEEAGSVLYCLELARHYRNSDHPSIVDMGVERMLGGLEFVEGLEFQVDLGYEEFLLRVKQAEEHARASGIWNAPHPWLNLFVSKSDIAEFDRVVFKNILKDGIGGPMLVYPLLRSKWDDRTSVVLPESEIFYIVAFLRFTLAYPKGPSCESLVAQNQEIVQYCTKKGFDFKLYLPHYRSQEEWKRHFGNRWSRFVERKTCFDPMAILAPGQKIFPRNIPKS